A genome region from Cervus canadensis isolate Bull #8, Minnesota chromosome 10, ASM1932006v1, whole genome shotgun sequence includes the following:
- the FAM83C gene encoding protein FAM83C — translation MAGPLRSRVDELKRPWWRQSSPLVLQHSEVARLAADALLERGEDAYLRVISEERELPFLSALDMDYMTSHTHGGPELGEAQGPEALGPDRLSLHSEVTSGTYFPLASDIDPPDLDLGWPEVPHATGFSPTQAVVHFQRDKAKSIKDLLRFLFSQARTVVAIVMDIFTDMELLCDLMEASGRRGVPVYLLLAQEHLRHFLEMCYKMDLNGGHLLNMRVRSTCGDTYCSKAGRRFTGQALEKFVIIDCEQVVAGSYSFTWLCSQAHTSMVLQLRGRIVEDFDREFRCLYAESRPVEGFCGGEDPPSPRAPCPPPVALAFGPGVPSTTSSSPSSTSLSSIKRSPRIGHSYLALPGGGNRTDMGVGSSSPGPTRCEADGQPSLQRQLSDPNHGPLLGPYRANLSKLGASPWCQSSPALNHNSTSPVTLAGGSPLLACSRPLLPFPWSVSALPRFPENGVPGSQEPSPSRGRWVPSTALETLEENKASLSQSHGQLDLLGPFPRAREAGGPDLGVGRNSGSLWPGDQAPEDRRLAPNQRYNQLDFLSQAQAARGPPESGSPKVGNWTPEDKRLSANHSHGQLDLLVQSPQAGGSRVPPEANSPASAGKQGPDERRQTLGHSQLDLITKFGPFPGEGPGPSELPRPSPAQKAGVDLGEEKRRTLGHSQLDLITKYHQLQGTRQGPEPGLSGGPAGGHRNGNSNGLSEDEKRRTLGHSKLDLITKYNKSKFKLLRSRFET, via the exons ATGGCGGGGCCCCTGAGGAGCCGGGTGGACGAGCTGAAGCGACCCTGGTGGCGGCAGAGCTCCCCGCTGGTGCTGCAGCACAGCGAGGTGGCCCGGCTGGCGGCCGACGCCCTCCTGGAGCGGGGCGAGGATGCCTACCTGCGAGTCATCTCCGAGGAGCGGGAGCTGCCCTTCCTGAGTGCCCTGGACATGGACTACATGACCAGCCACACACATGGGGGCCCGGAGCTCGGCGAGGCCCAGGGACCCGAGGCCTTGGGGCCTGACCGCCTCAGCCTGCACTCTGAAGTCACCTCGGGCACTTACTTCCCCCTGGCCTCCGACATAGACCCTCCGGACCTGGACCTGGGTTGGCCTGAGGTGCCACATGCCACGGGCTTCAGCCCCACGCAGGCTGTGGTCCACTTCCAGCGGGACAAAGCCAAGAGCATCAAGGACCTTCTGCGTTTCCTCTTCAGCCAGGCCCGCACG gtggTGGCTATCGTGATGGACATATTCACCGACATGGAGcttctgtgtgacctcatggaggCCTCGGGCCGGCGTGGTGTCCCTGTCTACCTGCTCCTGGCTCAGGAGCACCTGAGGCACTTCCTGGAGATGTGCTACAAGATGGACCTCAACGGAGGGCACCTGCTG AACATGCGTGTACGGAGCACGTGTGGGGACACATATTGCAGCAAGGCAGGCCGCCGCTTCACGGGGCAGGCCCTGGAGAAGTTCGTCATCATCGACTGTGAGCAGGTGGTAGCAGGCAGCTACAG CTTCACCTGGCTTTGCAGCCAGGCCCATACGAGCATGGTGCTGCAGCTGAGGGGCCGCATTGTGGAAGACTTTGACCGGGAGTTTCGCTGTCTTTATGCTGAGTCCCGGCCGGTGGAGGGATTCTGTGGAGGTGAAGATCCCCCATCCCCCAGGGCACCGTGCCCTCCCCCAGTGGCCTTGGCTTTTGGGCCAGGAGTCCCCAGCACCACATCCTCATCACCCTCCAGCACCAGCCTCAGCAGCATCAAACGCTCACCTCGCATAGGCCACTCATACCTTGCTCTACCAGGAGGTGGTAACCGCACTGACATGGGTGTGGGGTCCTCATCCCCCGGCCCTACCCGCTGTGAGGCTGATGGCCAGCCCTCCCTGCAACGCCAGCTGTCAGACCCTAACCATGGCCCACTGCTAGGGCCCTACAGGGCCAACCTGAGCAAGCTGGGGGCATCCCCCTGGTGCCAGTCTTCCCCTGCCCTCAACCACAATAGCACCAGCCCCGTGACCCTGGCAGGGGGTTCACCTCTGCTTGCTTGCTctcgccctctcctcccctttccctggAGTGTCTCAGCTCTGCCCCGGTTCCCAGAGAACGGGGTCCCAGGAAGCCAGGAGCCTAGCCCCTCACGAGGCCGCTGGGTACCCAGCACAGCCCTGGAGACACTGGAGGAGAACAAGGCGTCTCTGAGTCAGAGCCATGGCCAGCTGGATCTCCTTGGTCCCTTCCCCAGAGCACGAGAAGCAGGAGGCCCTGATTTGGGGGTGGGCCGCAACTCAGGCTCTCTTTGGCCTGGTGATCAGGCCCCAGAGGACAGGAGGTTGGCCCCAAATCAGAGATATAACCAACTGGATTTCCTGTCCCAGGCCCAGGCTGCCAGGGGACCCCCTGAGTCAGGCTCACCCAAGGTTGGCAATTGGACCCCAGAGGACAAGAGGCTGTCTGCAAACCACAGCCATGGCCAACTGGACCTCCTGGTGCAGTCCCCGCAGGCTGGGGGCTCCAGAGTGCCCCCTGAAGCCAACTCCCCAGCCAGCGCTGGCAAGCAGGGTCCAGATGAACGACGGCAGACCCTGGGCCACAGCCAGCTGGACCTCATCACAAAGTTTGGTCCATTCCCGGGTGAGGGGCCTGGGCCCAGTGAACTCCCTAGGCCGAGCCCTGCTCAAAAGGCTGGAGTGGACTTGGGGGAGGAGAAGCGGCGGACGCTGGGCCACAGCCAGCTGGACCTCATCACCAAGTATCATCAGTTGCAGGGCACCAGGCAGGGACCCGAGCCCGGCCTCTCTGGGGGCCCTGCGGGTGGCCATCGCAATGGCAACAGCAATGGCCTATCTGAGGATGAGAAACGGCGGACCCTGGGTCATAGCAAACTGGACCTCATCACTAAGTACAACAAGTCCAAGTTCAAGTTGCTCCGAAGCCGCTTTGAGACCTAG